One window of the Thermodesulfomicrobium sp. WS genome contains the following:
- a CDS encoding peptidoglycan DD-metalloendopeptidase family protein, translating to MRHTIRDAVRRPPSLLVRLLTCCVVSLAITIMGGGLFVLLFHPEITFSSIQPQESITLLEHQPASQEQVFTAAASQEQPNAAAQADVPSEPALQEPELTRIVREIEQGDTPTSLLAEHLALEHIYSLCSASQKVYSLEQLRAGHPLVMLLEGEKLVGLEYEIDANERLVVNLQGDNPEIRKESIPYEVRQETIVGTIDGSLWNTMQVLGEQPELIVRLANLFSWDIDFHREIQPGDSFQLIVDKRFRDGKFAGYGDIHAASFTNAGTTYYAFHYTTSSGESGYYDAQGRSLRKDFLRAPLPFLKVSSAYSMNRLHPILGYRRPHQGVDYSAPKGTPIFAVADGTIVARGYNGSQGNFIVLRHAGEMKTVYNHMSKFNPNYQKGTHVKQGAVIGYVGSTGYATGPHLDFRMQIGNKYINPQEYYKKHKTTPSKVLAAKELARFREHITMWQAELQRRATAIAQTQTPQP from the coding sequence GTCCCCCATCCCTTCTGGTGCGTCTGCTTACCTGCTGCGTCGTGAGCCTGGCCATCACCATCATGGGCGGAGGGCTCTTCGTTCTTCTCTTCCATCCAGAAATCACGTTTTCCAGCATCCAACCCCAAGAATCCATTACCCTTCTCGAACATCAGCCTGCCTCGCAAGAGCAGGTCTTCACTGCCGCGGCGTCTCAAGAACAACCGAACGCCGCCGCCCAAGCCGATGTCCCCTCCGAACCCGCACTGCAGGAGCCGGAACTCACCCGTATCGTTCGGGAGATTGAGCAGGGGGATACCCCCACTTCCCTCCTCGCCGAACATCTCGCTTTGGAGCATATCTACTCGTTATGTAGCGCCAGCCAAAAGGTTTATTCTTTGGAGCAACTCCGGGCAGGGCACCCCTTGGTGATGCTGCTGGAAGGAGAAAAACTGGTGGGACTGGAGTACGAAATCGATGCCAACGAACGGCTGGTGGTCAACCTTCAGGGAGACAATCCGGAGATCCGCAAGGAGTCCATTCCGTACGAAGTGCGCCAGGAAACCATCGTCGGGACTATCGATGGCTCCCTGTGGAACACCATGCAAGTCTTGGGGGAGCAGCCGGAGCTCATTGTCCGTCTCGCCAATCTTTTCAGTTGGGATATCGATTTCCATCGAGAGATCCAGCCTGGCGATTCCTTCCAGCTCATTGTGGACAAACGTTTTCGAGACGGGAAATTTGCCGGATACGGGGATATTCACGCCGCCAGCTTCACCAATGCAGGCACTACGTATTATGCCTTCCATTACACGACCAGCAGCGGTGAATCCGGATACTATGATGCACAGGGAAGATCCCTACGCAAGGACTTCTTGCGCGCTCCATTGCCTTTTCTCAAAGTTTCTTCTGCCTACTCCATGAATCGCCTTCACCCCATTTTAGGCTACCGCAGACCACATCAAGGCGTCGATTACTCCGCCCCAAAAGGGACACCCATTTTTGCGGTTGCTGATGGGACGATCGTTGCACGAGGCTATAATGGTTCCCAAGGAAATTTTATTGTTCTTCGCCATGCTGGAGAAATGAAGACCGTGTATAACCATATGAGCAAGTTTAATCCAAATTATCAAAAAGGTACTCATGTCAAACAGGGTGCGGTGATTGGATACGTAGGAAGTACTGGATATGCCACTGGTCCGCATCTCGACTTTCGCATGCAGATTGGAAATAAGTACATCAACCCTCAAGAATACTATAAAAAGCACAAGACAACGCCGTCCAAAGTCTTGGCCGCAAAAGAGTTGGCCCGCTTTCGGGAGCACATCACGATGTGGCAGGCGGAGCTTCAGCGCCGCGCCACCGCCATTGCGCAAACGCAAACGCCGCAGCCCTAG
- a CDS encoding ABC transporter permease — translation MTPILAWCLREWRRGMRGSRWVLVSLAIGVAAMTAIGTTAASIRQALELDAREILGGDVAIELTSRTLSPQELERIAAYGTLGHTTTVRTMLHSQEKSTLVEAKAVDETYPLYGSLTIAGRGNVTGAEMSPESVMVDAEVLTRLGARVGERVRLGNSWLTVAGIIEKEPGRSLDLFTLGPRVILSRKALELTGLLVPGSLFQSTYALRLPDASRAEAVAHEIVAIGDSGWRVRPFTRASGRMETLLERLRTVSSFVALGILLVGGLGVASGVRAHMASRLLELAVWKALGASTRVLLVVHGGSVLLMGGLAIAAGVVLGACTPWLLAAWGVPVVVPGWYFSPMLLGATCGLCILAVFAALPLGRAVAVPAAVVFRQSARGVGFARKAPLWAWGTIVVGAAALAMVVLLLADRLRLGVWFVLGVGASFAVLWLAAMGVRAAARLGRSLPWPTWRLAMANMARPGASGPRLVLVLGLGLGMLGAVRLVTDSLGASLGEEIARQAPSFFVLDVPPHEEDHFRQVAHAAGAERVRLQPVVRGRITHIRGQEVETVPIAPEVQWAVRSDRMLTSALALPEGSTLVAGVWWTPNATVAEPRVSITADLAQGFGVQVGDRLRFNILGREVEASIMSVRQVDWTTLNLQFAIIFAPGVLEAAPRTLLGTIQAPPEAAETVFTAIARAFPQVAIVDVRRILAEVSTVVGRLGLAMALLGGLAVVVGLMVLMGSFAADQEARHFEAVVYKVCGATRLQTVRILAVEFVLAALVASGMAMGIATLASQAVVEGLLHLGFRWHAQQAVLIPLAGACLAVGLALRRTWNVLRLPAWRWLRND, via the coding sequence ATGACCCCGATCCTTGCCTGGTGCCTGCGGGAATGGCGGCGAGGGATGCGCGGCAGCCGCTGGGTGCTCGTGAGCCTGGCCATCGGCGTGGCGGCCATGACCGCCATCGGGACCACTGCGGCGTCGATACGCCAGGCCCTGGAGCTGGACGCGCGAGAAATTTTGGGCGGAGACGTCGCCATTGAGCTGACATCGCGAACCCTTTCCCCGCAGGAGCTCGAGCGCATTGCGGCCTACGGGACCCTTGGCCACACCACCACCGTACGCACCATGCTCCACAGCCAAGAAAAGAGCACGCTGGTGGAAGCCAAGGCAGTGGACGAGACCTATCCCCTCTACGGGAGCCTCACCATCGCCGGCCGCGGAAACGTGACCGGCGCGGAGATGTCTCCGGAAAGCGTGATGGTGGACGCCGAAGTCCTGACACGTCTCGGGGCGCGAGTGGGAGAGCGTGTGCGCTTGGGGAACTCCTGGCTTACCGTCGCTGGCATTATCGAAAAGGAGCCGGGCAGATCCTTGGATCTCTTCACCTTGGGGCCGCGGGTCATACTCTCCCGCAAAGCCCTCGAGCTCACCGGCCTCCTCGTTCCTGGGAGTCTTTTTCAGAGCACCTATGCCCTGCGCCTGCCCGATGCCTCCCGCGCCGAAGCAGTGGCCCACGAGATCGTCGCCATCGGGGATTCGGGATGGCGGGTACGGCCTTTCACGCGCGCCTCCGGCCGCATGGAAACGCTACTTGAGCGCCTGCGCACCGTAAGCTCCTTCGTGGCATTGGGGATCCTTTTGGTGGGCGGCCTCGGGGTGGCAAGCGGGGTGCGCGCACACATGGCTTCCCGGCTGCTGGAACTTGCGGTGTGGAAGGCGCTGGGTGCTTCGACCCGGGTGCTCCTGGTGGTGCACGGGGGATCTGTGCTCTTGATGGGCGGGCTTGCCATCGCCGCGGGGGTGGTTCTCGGTGCGTGCACGCCGTGGCTCCTTGCGGCGTGGGGCGTGCCGGTGGTGGTCCCGGGCTGGTATTTTTCCCCCATGCTGCTGGGCGCCACCTGTGGGCTCTGTATCCTGGCCGTATTCGCGGCCCTGCCTTTGGGCCGCGCAGTGGCGGTGCCGGCAGCGGTAGTATTCCGGCAGAGTGCACGTGGGGTGGGGTTTGCCCGTAAGGCGCCCTTGTGGGCCTGGGGGACGATAGTCGTGGGAGCGGCGGCCCTTGCGATGGTGGTCCTGCTTCTGGCCGACCGTCTCCGTTTGGGGGTATGGTTTGTGCTTGGCGTGGGGGCAAGCTTTGCCGTGCTCTGGCTTGCGGCCATGGGGGTGCGCGCCGCGGCCCGCTTGGGCCGGAGCCTTCCTTGGCCCACCTGGCGCCTGGCCATGGCCAACATGGCCCGCCCTGGGGCATCAGGGCCCCGTTTGGTGCTCGTCTTAGGGTTGGGACTCGGCATGCTCGGGGCGGTGCGTTTGGTGACGGATTCCTTAGGCGCTTCCCTTGGAGAAGAGATCGCTCGGCAGGCCCCCAGCTTTTTCGTGCTCGACGTGCCGCCGCACGAAGAGGACCACTTCCGTCAAGTGGCCCATGCCGCCGGGGCAGAGCGCGTCCGCTTGCAGCCGGTGGTACGTGGCCGCATCACCCATATCCGCGGCCAGGAAGTGGAGACTGTTCCCATTGCCCCGGAAGTGCAGTGGGCGGTCCGATCGGACCGGATGCTCACCTCGGCGCTGGCCCTCCCGGAAGGCAGCACCCTCGTGGCTGGGGTATGGTGGACGCCCAATGCCACCGTTGCCGAGCCCCGTGTCTCCATCACCGCGGATTTGGCCCAAGGTTTCGGCGTGCAGGTGGGGGATCGGCTGCGCTTCAATATCTTGGGCCGCGAGGTGGAGGCGTCCATCATGAGCGTGCGCCAGGTGGACTGGACTACTTTGAATCTCCAATTCGCCATCATTTTCGCCCCAGGGGTGCTCGAGGCCGCCCCACGGACGCTGCTCGGCACCATCCAGGCCCCCCCAGAGGCTGCGGAAACGGTTTTTACCGCTATCGCGCGCGCATTTCCTCAAGTGGCCATCGTGGATGTGCGGCGCATCCTTGCGGAAGTGAGCACCGTGGTGGGGCGTTTGGGTCTTGCCATGGCACTTTTGGGGGGACTTGCCGTGGTGGTGGGCCTTATGGTGCTCATGGGAAGTTTTGCCGCGGACCAAGAGGCGCGGCATTTTGAAGCCGTGGTCTATAAGGTGTGCGGTGCCACCCGCCTGCAAACGGTGCGCATCCTTGCGGTGGAGTTTGTGCTCGCAGCACTCGTGGCGAGCGGGATGGCCATGGGCATCGCAACACTCGCGTCCCAGGCGGTGGTGGAGGGGCTGCTCCACCTTGGGTTTCGCTGGCATGCCCAACAGGCGGTGCTCATCCCGCTGGCAGGGGCCTGTCTCGCAGTGGGCCTGGCCTTGCGGCGCACGTGGAACGTGTTGCGTCTCCCCGCCTGGCGATGGCTCCGGAATGACTAG
- a CDS encoding ABC transporter ATP-binding protein, whose translation MITVHDLSLTLISGAAPVNVLQNLSFQVESGESVAVVGPSGSGKTSLLMLLSGLERPSAGSIHVAGHDLSSMGEDGLARFRQQYVGIVFQNFLLLPALSAEDNVALPLELAGVSDARKRARQALIQVGLEHRLHHLPSQLSGGEQQRVAVARAFAGGPALILADEPTGNLDAATGARVMELLFALHEEHGTTLLLVTHDPALAARCQRRMRLAGGRMEDV comes from the coding sequence ATGATCACCGTACATGATCTCAGTTTGACTCTAATTTCCGGCGCTGCGCCGGTCAACGTACTTCAGAACCTCAGTTTTCAGGTGGAATCCGGCGAGAGTGTGGCCGTAGTTGGCCCTTCGGGTTCGGGCAAGACCTCGCTTTTGATGCTGCTTTCCGGCCTGGAGCGCCCGAGCGCAGGGAGCATCCATGTGGCCGGCCATGACCTCTCCAGCATGGGTGAAGACGGGCTGGCCCGCTTCCGGCAGCAGTACGTGGGGATTGTGTTCCAAAACTTCCTCCTCCTTCCTGCCTTGAGCGCGGAAGACAACGTTGCCCTGCCCTTGGAACTGGCCGGGGTGAGCGATGCCCGCAAGCGGGCCAGACAGGCCCTTATCCAGGTGGGGCTGGAGCACCGGCTGCATCATCTGCCTTCCCAACTTTCCGGCGGAGAGCAGCAGCGGGTGGCGGTGGCCCGCGCCTTTGCCGGCGGCCCCGCCCTGATCCTCGCCGATGAACCCACTGGAAACCTGGACGCCGCCACCGGCGCGCGGGTCATGGAACTGCTTTTTGCCCTGCATGAGGAGCATGGCACCACGCTCCTTTTGGTGACCCATGATCCTGCGTTAGCGGCCCGTTGCCAACGCCGCATGCGTTTGGCGGGCGGCCGCATGGAGGACGTATGA
- a CDS encoding arylesterase, with protein MRLFSVFSALGVMLAATPALAGGITILAMGDSLTAGYGLPPSQSFPAVLERKLVSRGWEVRIINAGVSGDTSAGGRSRMAWALADKPQLVILALGANDALRGLPPQALRDNLEAIIQAALAADARVLLVGMYAPRNWDADYQQRFNAVYPELAQRYGLALYPFFLEGVYGHPELLLEDGIHPNAAGVERMVAGVLPLVEAELKHLLPEAGTPAGRP; from the coding sequence ATGCGTCTTTTCTCCGTATTTTCCGCACTTGGCGTTATGCTGGCAGCAACTCCGGCCCTTGCAGGGGGCATCACAATCCTCGCCATGGGCGATAGCCTCACCGCAGGATATGGCCTGCCACCTTCGCAATCCTTCCCTGCAGTACTCGAACGAAAGCTCGTTTCCCGCGGCTGGGAGGTGCGCATCATCAACGCCGGGGTTTCCGGGGACACCTCGGCAGGGGGACGTAGCCGTATGGCCTGGGCTCTCGCGGATAAACCCCAACTGGTTATCCTCGCCCTCGGGGCCAATGACGCCCTGCGCGGCCTTCCCCCCCAGGCCCTGCGCGACAACCTGGAGGCCATAATCCAGGCCGCCCTCGCAGCCGATGCCCGGGTGCTCTTGGTGGGGATGTATGCCCCCCGCAATTGGGACGCCGACTACCAACAGCGTTTCAACGCCGTGTATCCCGAGCTTGCCCAGCGCTACGGCCTTGCCCTGTATCCCTTTTTTCTCGAAGGCGTCTACGGGCATCCTGAGCTTTTGTTGGAAGACGGCATCCACCCCAACGCCGCTGGCGTCGAGCGCATGGTGGCCGGGGTTTTGCCTTTGGTGGAAGCGGAACTCAAGCACCTGCTGCCCGAAGCAGGGACGCCGGCAGGTCGTCCGTAA
- a CDS encoding RluA family pseudouridine synthase, with product MTASSTAPFWRWRPSFLDTAVPPIGPYTPPAGLDVVYEDQDMAIIHKPAGILSVPGRDPAFADSILTRVRQHHPHAQAVNRLDLPTSGLVVVALRRKAESHLKSQFRQRQVTKAYLAVAAGRVQAPHGHITLPMRCDFPRRPMQTICLQLGKPAWTEFTVLEYFRDATLLLLIPHTGRSHQLRLHLAAIDHPLLGDSFYAPPAVAKAAPRLLLHAAILGLRHPYREQWMCFTAPCPFAPQVRLPMPAPQAGPWMPQEAEMAATSANA from the coding sequence ATGACCGCGTCCAGCACTGCGCCCTTCTGGCGCTGGCGCCCTTCTTTCCTGGACACCGCGGTGCCGCCCATTGGCCCGTACACTCCGCCAGCAGGGCTGGACGTGGTTTACGAAGACCAGGATATGGCCATCATCCACAAACCGGCAGGGATTCTCAGCGTCCCCGGCCGGGATCCGGCTTTTGCCGACAGCATTCTCACGCGGGTGCGGCAGCACCATCCCCATGCCCAGGCCGTGAACCGCCTGGATCTGCCCACCTCCGGACTTGTGGTGGTGGCCCTGCGCCGCAAGGCGGAAAGCCATCTCAAGTCCCAATTTCGGCAGCGGCAGGTGACCAAGGCGTATCTGGCGGTGGCTGCCGGCCGCGTGCAGGCCCCCCATGGCCACATCACCTTGCCCATGCGCTGCGACTTCCCCCGCCGCCCCATGCAGACCATCTGCTTGCAGCTGGGCAAGCCTGCCTGGACCGAATTCACGGTACTTGAGTACTTCCGCGATGCCACATTGCTTCTGCTAATCCCACACACCGGCAGGTCCCACCAACTGCGCCTACACCTGGCGGCCATAGACCATCCGCTCCTGGGAGACTCTTTCTACGCCCCGCCCGCAGTGGCCAAGGCTGCGCCGCGCCTGCTTTTGCACGCAGCAATCTTAGGGCTCCGACATCCCTACCGCGAGCAGTGGATGTGCTTTACCGCGCCTTGCCCTTTTGCCCCGCAAGTGCGCCTGCCGATGCCAGCGCCCCAGGCAGGTCCGTGGATGCCCCAGGAAGCGGAGATGGCCGCAACCAGCGCCAATGCGTAG
- the lolA gene encoding outer membrane lipoprotein chaperone LolA, producing the protein MRILGIFLYSMIFPALALASDITEMFQKRYETLHSFRAFFTQNLTNAATKKTEERLGSIVFAKPKLLRWETTSPEEEVLIVGPKIVWEYLPEDGVVYRYTVEQIFQSKTMLRFLSGEANLKEDFMITDKGMDAGLHLLELTPKEPEPGLTFARVWIRPDDGLLERISIVDFFGNTNALELKAIETDAAVDPKAFTFTPPHGVTVIEGKVQ; encoded by the coding sequence ATGCGAATTCTCGGAATATTTCTTTACAGCATGATTTTTCCTGCTTTGGCACTTGCCTCGGATATCACAGAGATGTTTCAAAAGCGCTATGAAACATTACATTCATTCCGCGCCTTCTTCACCCAGAACCTTACCAACGCGGCCACAAAAAAGACCGAAGAGCGTCTCGGTTCCATCGTTTTTGCAAAACCCAAGCTTTTGCGATGGGAGACAACGAGTCCTGAGGAAGAAGTGTTGATTGTCGGTCCAAAAATAGTGTGGGAGTATTTGCCAGAAGACGGCGTTGTGTACCGATACACCGTAGAGCAAATCTTTCAGTCCAAGACGATGCTGCGTTTTCTCTCTGGTGAGGCCAATCTCAAAGAAGATTTTATGATCACCGACAAAGGCATGGATGCCGGGCTGCATCTCTTGGAGCTCACTCCCAAGGAACCTGAGCCGGGACTGACCTTTGCGCGGGTATGGATCCGTCCCGACGATGGACTGCTCGAACGTATCAGCATCGTGGATTTTTTCGGCAATACCAATGCCCTTGAGCTCAAAGCCATTGAGACGGATGCTGCGGTGGACCCCAAAGCGTTTACCTTTACCCCGCCGCACGGCGTCACGGTCATCGAAGGAAAAGTGCAGTAG
- a CDS encoding MFS transporter, which yields MPKEKPSFRNAVPALLLLTGVFFVNFLARTVLGPLLLPTSERLGVSLATAAQAFVALSVGYSVAVFGAGFLSSRIGHHRTICLCLVLLGGSLLGLSRTTTLGGLLAWVLILGLGAGLYMPSGVTTITTVTPPSGWSRAFALHEMAPNLSFVLAPFVVELADRLGAASMTFAWIGWASLAMGALYLWCGPRIERLGVAPHLAALRPLVQNLSFWAVVMLFVITVGVEVGVYSVVPAYLVHDRGLGEAEANMFLGASRVVSLAVLPWMGWITERLGLVRTLTVCMLGVSLTTCVAGAGPLPVSLALLTLQPLLAVCFFPVGFAVLAQVVRREESDLSVSLAVTCTSLLGSGLLPATLAAWGEHAGFAWAFFGFGMASLAGSTIALLSLWRHQGHTLTVKP from the coding sequence ATGCCCAAAGAAAAACCTTCGTTTCGCAACGCCGTCCCGGCCCTGCTTCTGCTGACCGGAGTGTTTTTTGTCAATTTTCTCGCCCGCACGGTGCTGGGGCCACTGCTTCTGCCCACAAGCGAGCGCCTGGGCGTGAGCCTTGCCACTGCGGCGCAGGCATTCGTGGCCCTGTCGGTGGGCTACAGTGTGGCCGTGTTCGGTGCGGGCTTCCTCTCCAGCCGCATCGGCCACCACCGCACCATTTGCCTGTGCCTTGTCCTTTTGGGAGGGAGCCTGCTTGGCCTCTCCAGGACCACAACCCTGGGTGGACTTCTTGCCTGGGTACTGATCTTGGGCCTGGGGGCAGGGCTCTACATGCCGTCCGGCGTGACCACCATCACTACCGTCACCCCACCGTCCGGCTGGAGCCGGGCCTTTGCCCTGCACGAGATGGCGCCCAATCTTTCCTTCGTCCTGGCCCCATTCGTCGTGGAATTAGCCGACCGCTTAGGGGCTGCCAGCATGACCTTTGCCTGGATCGGCTGGGCGAGCCTCGCCATGGGTGCACTCTACCTGTGGTGCGGACCCCGCATCGAGCGCCTTGGGGTAGCGCCGCACCTTGCTGCCTTGCGGCCGCTCGTGCAGAATCTTTCCTTTTGGGCGGTGGTGATGCTTTTTGTCATCACCGTGGGGGTGGAAGTCGGGGTCTATAGCGTCGTTCCCGCCTACCTGGTCCATGACCGAGGGCTTGGCGAGGCAGAGGCCAATATGTTTTTGGGCGCCTCCCGCGTCGTGTCTCTGGCGGTGCTCCCCTGGATGGGATGGATCACCGAACGCTTAGGCTTGGTGCGCACCCTTACGGTGTGCATGCTCGGGGTGAGCCTTACCACATGCGTGGCAGGGGCAGGCCCTTTGCCCGTAAGTCTTGCCCTGCTCACGCTACAGCCGCTTTTGGCCGTATGTTTCTTTCCTGTAGGGTTTGCGGTTTTGGCCCAGGTGGTCCGAAGGGAAGAAAGCGACCTCAGCGTCTCGTTGGCGGTCACCTGCACTTCTCTTTTGGGCTCTGGACTGCTTCCCGCCACCTTGGCTGCCTGGGGTGAGCACGCAGGCTTTGCCTGGGCCTTTTTTGGCTTCGGCATGGCGAGCCTTGCGGGAAGTACCATCGCCCTGCTCTCTCTGTGGCGTCACCAAGGGCACACGTTGACGGTCAAACCGTAA
- the panB gene encoding 3-methyl-2-oxobutanoate hydroxymethyltransferase, translating to MKGVLEFAQAKVQGHKLVMVTAYDYPSAYFAEQAGVDLILVGDSVGMVVLGHDSTVPVTMDDMVRHTQAVRRGATDTFIVGDLPFWSTSSVACAVERAGRLVQEGGCHAVKLEGGRNVAVHVEAIVRAGVPVCGHIGLTPQSATALGGFRVQGKTAAQARALLEDAKSLEAAGAFMVVLECVPIPLARVITERLHIPTIGIGAGPHCDGQVLVWHDLLGMYPRQAPKFVYRYADLGTLATKGIATFAEQVRQGTFPGAEQGFVMDEEELARALNPPV from the coding sequence ATGAAAGGCGTGCTGGAGTTCGCCCAGGCCAAGGTCCAGGGTCATAAGCTCGTCATGGTGACAGCCTATGACTATCCATCCGCATATTTTGCAGAACAGGCCGGGGTGGATCTCATCTTGGTGGGCGACTCCGTGGGCATGGTGGTGCTTGGCCATGACTCCACGGTGCCGGTGACCATGGACGATATGGTTCGCCACACCCAGGCAGTGCGGCGCGGGGCCACGGATACCTTTATCGTGGGCGATCTTCCCTTTTGGAGCACGAGTTCCGTAGCCTGCGCCGTGGAGCGGGCTGGCCGCCTGGTGCAAGAAGGCGGCTGCCACGCGGTCAAGCTGGAGGGTGGCCGCAATGTGGCCGTCCATGTGGAGGCCATCGTGCGTGCCGGCGTGCCGGTGTGCGGCCATATTGGCCTGACCCCGCAATCGGCCACGGCCTTGGGTGGGTTTCGCGTGCAAGGCAAAACTGCGGCTCAGGCCCGGGCATTGCTGGAAGACGCCAAGAGCCTCGAGGCTGCCGGGGCCTTTATGGTGGTTTTGGAGTGCGTCCCCATCCCTCTTGCTCGCGTCATCACCGAGCGGCTGCACATCCCGACCATCGGCATCGGCGCAGGCCCTCATTGCGACGGCCAGGTGCTCGTATGGCATGATCTTCTCGGCATGTACCCCCGGCAGGCACCCAAGTTTGTGTACCGCTATGCGGACTTGGGCACTCTGGCCACGAAGGGTATTGCCACCTTTGCCGAACAGGTACGCCAAGGCACGTTTCCGGGGGCCGAACAGGGTTTTGTCATGGACGAAGAAGAGCTCGCTCGTGCCCTGAATCCGCCGGTGTAG
- the panD gene encoding aspartate 1-decarboxylase, whose amino-acid sequence MLRTMLWAKLHRVTVTGSCLDYEGSIAICPKLLEVSGIVPNERVDVYNVTTGARFSTYAIAGNDQEILVNGAAARLAMPGDLLIIAAYAQMTLEEMIQHQPRVVLVDRHNVVHEVRP is encoded by the coding sequence ATGCTCCGAACCATGTTATGGGCGAAACTGCACCGGGTCACGGTGACCGGAAGCTGCCTGGATTACGAAGGTTCCATTGCCATTTGTCCAAAATTGCTGGAGGTTTCTGGAATCGTGCCGAATGAGCGGGTGGATGTGTACAACGTAACCACTGGGGCCCGGTTCTCCACCTATGCCATTGCAGGAAATGACCAAGAGATTCTCGTCAATGGCGCGGCCGCCCGTTTGGCCATGCCTGGGGATCTACTCATCATCGCGGCCTATGCCCAGATGACTCTGGAAGAGATGATCCAGCATCAGCCGCGGGTGGTGCTGGTGGATCGCCACAATGTCGTCCACGAGGTGCGGCCATGA
- the panC gene encoding pantoate--beta-alanine ligase, translating to MKILRHPDAVREEVMQWRCHGQQVGFVPTMGYWHAGHVSLLDAARQRCSKVVASIFVNPTQFGPNEDLERYPRNLENDLALAQAHGVDLVFCPQAQDMYTPDHDTWVEVPHLSQGLCGASRPGHFRGVATVVTKLFWIVQPHVAFFGEKDWQQLAVIRAMVRHLSCPVEIVGCPTVREPDGLAMSSRNVYLTAEERAQAPALFAMLQNLRQRVAGGERNVDALKGAGLRYLAEHLPLGRLDYLEIVHPDTLVPRTQVEPPTLAAVALFLGKARLIDNLCIG from the coding sequence ATGAAGATTCTGCGCCATCCCGACGCTGTCCGTGAAGAGGTCATGCAGTGGCGCTGCCATGGGCAGCAGGTGGGCTTCGTCCCTACCATGGGATATTGGCACGCAGGACACGTGAGCCTGCTTGATGCCGCCCGGCAGCGGTGCTCCAAGGTGGTGGCCTCCATCTTTGTGAATCCCACGCAATTTGGCCCGAACGAAGACCTGGAGCGCTACCCGCGCAACCTCGAAAACGATCTGGCCTTGGCGCAAGCGCACGGCGTGGACCTCGTTTTTTGTCCGCAAGCGCAGGATATGTACACCCCAGACCACGACACCTGGGTGGAAGTGCCGCATCTCTCCCAGGGACTTTGCGGGGCATCACGGCCCGGGCATTTTCGGGGAGTCGCCACGGTGGTGACCAAACTTTTCTGGATCGTGCAGCCGCATGTCGCCTTTTTTGGCGAGAAGGACTGGCAGCAACTAGCCGTCATCCGCGCCATGGTGCGCCACCTCTCCTGTCCGGTGGAGATCGTCGGTTGCCCCACCGTGCGGGAGCCCGACGGGCTGGCCATGAGCTCACGCAATGTCTATTTGACGGCCGAAGAACGCGCCCAGGCCCCGGCCCTTTTTGCCATGCTCCAGAATCTCCGCCAGCGTGTGGCGGGTGGAGAGCGGAATGTGGACGCCCTGAAAGGAGCCGGCCTGCGCTATCTTGCCGAGCATCTGCCCCTCGGCAGGCTCGACTACCTAGAGATCGTCCATCCAGACACCTTGGTGCCACGCACCCAGGTGGAGCCGCCCACCTTGGCAGCAGTGGCGCTTTTTCTGGGCAAGGCACGTCTCATCGATAACCTTTGCATTGGATAA
- a CDS encoding DUF2721 domain-containing protein produces MEITLTTPALLFSTLSLLLLAYTNRFLALSTRIRSLYDRYRHEQASGVRQQIASLLGRVRLIRLMQLLGILSLLCCVVCMFFLFEGWFVLGKWVFAASLVLLMASLVVSAMEIFLSTRALDIELHELWTAQEPLSTRKQEGGERA; encoded by the coding sequence ATGGAAATCACCCTGACTACCCCTGCACTGCTGTTTTCGACGCTCTCGTTGCTGCTCTTAGCTTATACGAACCGTTTTTTGGCCCTGTCCACACGTATCCGCTCCCTGTACGACCGCTACCGGCATGAACAGGCATCTGGAGTGCGTCAACAAATCGCAAGTCTTCTCGGCAGGGTGCGACTCATCCGCCTGATGCAACTTTTGGGCATCTTGAGCCTGCTATGTTGCGTGGTGTGCATGTTTTTCCTCTTTGAAGGATGGTTCGTTCTCGGAAAATGGGTATTCGCCGCAAGTCTCGTCCTGCTTATGGCATCCTTGGTGGTTTCGGCCATGGAAATCTTCCTGTCCACGCGGGCGTTGGACATAGAGCTGCATGAATTGTGGACCGCTCAAGAGCCGCTTTCCACGCGCAAACAAGAGGGAGGGGAGAGGGCATGA